One stretch of Enterobacter sp. RHBSTW-00994 DNA includes these proteins:
- a CDS encoding amidohydrolase, with amino-acid sequence MPGLKITILQQPLVWMDGPANLRHFDRQLEGISGRDVIVLPEMFTTGFAMEAAKQSMPQAEVVAWMQSKAQQTNALIAGSAALQTERGPVNRFLLVEPGGQLHFYDKRHLFRMADEHHHYEAGNERVVFEWRGWRILPLVCYDLRFPVWSRNRNDYDLALYVANWPAPRSLHWQSLLVARAIENQAYVVGCNRVGTDGNGHHYRGDSRVINPQGEIIATAEPHQATRIDAEISLTALKEYREKFPAWQDADPFSIE; translated from the coding sequence GTGCCTGGTTTGAAGATTACGATTTTACAACAACCTTTAGTGTGGATGGATGGCCCGGCTAACCTGCGCCACTTTGATCGTCAGCTGGAAGGTATCTCCGGGCGCGATGTCATCGTATTGCCTGAAATGTTTACTACCGGGTTTGCCATGGAAGCGGCAAAACAGTCGATGCCGCAGGCAGAGGTTGTCGCCTGGATGCAGAGTAAAGCGCAGCAAACTAATGCGTTAATTGCTGGCAGTGCCGCTCTGCAAACCGAACGTGGGCCGGTAAACCGTTTCTTGCTAGTTGAGCCTGGTGGTCAGTTGCATTTTTACGATAAACGTCATCTGTTCCGCATGGCCGACGAGCATCATCACTATGAAGCCGGTAATGAGCGGGTGGTATTTGAGTGGCGAGGCTGGCGCATTCTGCCGCTGGTTTGCTACGACCTGCGCTTCCCGGTCTGGTCACGCAACCGCAACGATTACGATCTGGCGCTGTATGTCGCCAACTGGCCTGCGCCGCGTTCACTCCACTGGCAATCTCTGCTGGTTGCACGCGCTATTGAGAATCAGGCGTATGTGGTGGGTTGTAACCGTGTAGGAACTGACGGCAATGGGCATCACTACCGTGGCGATAGCCGCGTCATTAATCCGCAGGGCGAAATTATCGCCACCGCAGAACCACATCAGGCAACACGCATTGACGCTGAGATATCGCTGACGGCGCTGAAAGAGTATCGGGAGAAGTTTCCTGCGTGGCAGGATGCAGATCCGTTTAGCATTGAATAA